Proteins found in one Puniceicoccaceae bacterium genomic segment:
- a CDS encoding 3-deoxy-D-arabino-heptulosonate 7-phosphate synthase, whose product MIISKEPKLTDAQLAEVQSIVEAYDCRIQVIVGAHRCVYAILGDEQHELMFNRLIGLPYVDRVDRIESPFKLMDLRAELASQQVEIGGCRLKQDLLVIAGPCTVDPQNPNALFETAEAVKEAGAHMLRGGVWKPRTVPYSYQGHSKCMELMVEARARTGLPLNVEVMDSAQLEIALQAEVEMLQIGTRNALNYSLLKEIGQRTQDLPTAVLLKRGRHMAPIDEFIAAAEYVVAAGNANVLLCPRGTLPGLDGYRNYPDESIIPLLKEKTWAPVVYDASHAVGKAVHVPACCKAAVAYGADGLNIECNIRPSMGIGDDPKQAITPEQLKKLIADLQVIRSL is encoded by the coding sequence ATGATCATTTCCAAAGAACCCAAGTTGACGGATGCTCAACTGGCAGAAGTCCAGTCTATTGTCGAAGCCTATGATTGCCGAATTCAGGTGATTGTGGGGGCTCATCGCTGTGTTTATGCGATTCTGGGTGACGAGCAGCATGAACTCATGTTCAACCGGTTGATTGGGTTGCCCTATGTGGACCGGGTGGATCGCATTGAATCCCCGTTCAAGCTCATGGACCTTCGCGCGGAGTTGGCTTCACAACAGGTGGAGATTGGCGGATGCCGGCTCAAGCAGGATTTGCTCGTGATTGCAGGACCGTGCACGGTGGATCCGCAGAACCCCAACGCATTGTTTGAAACGGCGGAGGCGGTGAAGGAAGCGGGCGCTCACATGCTTCGCGGAGGTGTTTGGAAACCGCGAACAGTTCCATACTCGTATCAGGGACACAGCAAATGCATGGAACTGATGGTGGAGGCACGTGCGCGCACCGGGCTGCCCCTTAACGTTGAAGTTATGGACAGCGCACAGTTGGAAATTGCCTTGCAGGCAGAGGTGGAGATGCTGCAGATCGGCACACGCAACGCGCTCAACTACTCCCTGCTGAAGGAGATTGGACAACGCACACAGGATCTGCCAACGGCAGTGCTGCTCAAGCGTGGCCGCCACATGGCACCCATCGATGAATTTATCGCTGCTGCAGAGTATGTGGTGGCGGCAGGCAATGCGAACGTGTTGCTGTGCCCACGGGGAACTTTGCCGGGATTGGACGGATACCGCAACTATCCGGACGAATCCATCATCCCCCTGCTCAAGGAGAAGACCTGGGCACCGGTGGTGTATGACGCATCGCATGCCGTGGGCAAAGCGGTGCATGTGCCGGCGTGCTGCAAGGCTGCGGTAGCATACGGGGCCGATGGGCTGAACATTGAATGCAATATTCGTCCTTCCATGGGCATTGGAGACGATCCGAAGCAGGCCATCACGCCTGAGCAGTTGAAAAAGCTGATCGCGGATTTGCAGGTGATCCGGTCGCTCTAG